A DNA window from Thiopseudomonas alkaliphila contains the following coding sequences:
- the rlmF gene encoding 23S rRNA (adenine(1618)-N(6))-methyltransferase RlmF, producing MSQLHPRNRQQGRYNFPQLIQAEPALAQFMLTNPYGKPSINFADPQAVRVFNRALLKQLYGLTYWDIPPNYLCPPVPGRGDYVHNLADLMVEDGIALTAQQGCKVLDIGTGANCIYPLLGHLDYGWRMVGADIDRQALASAQYIVQQNQLQAAIELRLQTDPKQLFTGVIQADERFALTLCNPPFHSSAAEAASGSRRKWKNLGKQAPERQLPTLNFGGQSNELWCPGGEVAFIRRMVRESQRYGQQVAWFTSLLSKQDNVRQAKRELEKLSGVVEIKVLNMSQGQKISRFIAWSFQPTVQRRMFLKSPLAQA from the coding sequence ATGAGTCAGCTACATCCGCGTAATCGGCAACAAGGGCGTTATAATTTTCCACAGCTGATTCAGGCCGAGCCGGCATTAGCCCAGTTTATGTTGACTAACCCCTATGGCAAACCCAGCATTAATTTTGCTGATCCACAAGCCGTGCGGGTGTTCAATCGCGCGTTACTTAAGCAGTTATACGGATTAACCTATTGGGATATTCCGCCTAATTATCTGTGCCCACCGGTGCCTGGGCGCGGTGATTATGTGCATAACTTGGCTGATTTAATGGTCGAAGATGGCATTGCACTCACGGCTCAACAAGGCTGTAAAGTGCTGGATATTGGGACCGGAGCAAATTGTATTTATCCCTTACTTGGGCACTTGGATTATGGCTGGCGCATGGTGGGGGCGGATATTGATCGTCAAGCCTTGGCTTCGGCGCAGTACATTGTGCAGCAAAATCAGCTGCAGGCAGCCATTGAGCTACGCTTACAAACGGATCCCAAACAGTTATTTACTGGGGTGATTCAAGCGGATGAGCGTTTTGCGTTGACGCTGTGTAATCCACCCTTTCATAGCTCAGCGGCAGAGGCGGCCAGTGGCAGTCGGCGGAAGTGGAAGAACTTAGGCAAGCAAGCGCCAGAGCGGCAATTACCCACCCTTAACTTTGGTGGACAAAGTAATGAGTTGTGGTGTCCTGGTGGTGAAGTGGCTTTTATTCGGCGCATGGTGCGAGAAAGCCAGCGTTATGGGCAACAAGTAGCTTGGTTTACTAGCTTATTATCCAAGCAAGATAATGTGCGCCAAGCCAAACGCGAGTTAGAAAAACTATCCGGTGTAGTGGAAATTAAAGTGCTTAATATGAGCCAAGGGCAAAAAATTAGTCGTTTTATTGCCTGGAGTTTTCAGCCAACTGTGCAGCGGCGAATGTTTCTTAAGTCCCCCCTAGCACAGGCTTAG
- a CDS encoding diaminopimelate dehydrogenase has product MTQKIRIGIAGYGNLGRGVEAAIGQNEDMELVAVFSRRDPASVQLLSAEVPVYAMQDVAKYTEQIDVMILCGGSKSDLPEQGPALAALFNTVDSFDTHAKIPEYFEAVDQPAREHGKTALLSVGWDPGLFSLNRLIGECVLPVGETYTFWGKGLSQGHSDAVRRVPGVKAGVQYTLPSEQAMNRVRAGEQPELSTREKHTRECYVVLEAGADAEAVKQAIVTMPDYFADYDTTVHFIDEQTLASEHSAMPHGGFVIRSGKSGLGTQQNVEFSLALGSNPEFTSSVLVAYARAVHRLNHVGDIGAKTVFDIPFGLLSPKSPAQLRKELL; this is encoded by the coding sequence ATGACACAAAAAATCAGAATCGGAATTGCTGGTTACGGCAATCTAGGTCGTGGAGTTGAAGCGGCCATCGGGCAAAACGAAGATATGGAGTTAGTGGCGGTATTTAGTCGCCGCGATCCAGCTTCGGTGCAGTTGCTGAGTGCTGAGGTACCGGTATATGCGATGCAAGATGTGGCCAAGTACACCGAGCAAATTGATGTGATGATTTTATGTGGTGGCTCAAAAAGTGATCTGCCAGAGCAAGGCCCAGCGTTGGCCGCATTGTTTAATACAGTCGATAGCTTTGATACCCACGCTAAGATTCCTGAGTACTTTGAAGCAGTCGATCAGCCCGCCCGTGAACATGGCAAAACCGCCTTGTTATCGGTGGGCTGGGATCCAGGCTTATTCTCACTGAATCGACTGATCGGTGAATGCGTACTACCGGTAGGAGAAACCTATACTTTTTGGGGTAAAGGTCTCAGTCAAGGTCACTCCGATGCAGTACGACGAGTGCCGGGAGTCAAAGCTGGGGTGCAGTATACCTTGCCGTCCGAGCAAGCAATGAACCGCGTGCGAGCCGGCGAACAGCCAGAGCTCTCTACTCGGGAAAAACATACCCGTGAGTGCTATGTGGTGCTAGAAGCAGGCGCCGATGCCGAGGCGGTGAAGCAAGCGATTGTCACCATGCCTGACTATTTTGCTGACTACGACACCACTGTGCACTTTATTGACGAGCAGACGCTAGCTAGTGAGCACAGTGCTATGCCGCATGGCGGTTTTGTGATTCGCAGTGGTAAAAGTGGCTTAGGCACCCAACAAAATGTTGAGTTCTCGTTAGCACTTGGCAGTAACCCTGAGTTTACCTCCAGTGTGTTGGTTGCTTATGCCCGCGCTGTGCACCGGTTAAATCACGTAGGGGATATTGGCGCTAAAACGGTATTTGATATTCCTTTTGGTTTGCTATCGCCTAAGAGTCCAGCGCAACTGCGCAAAGAACTGTTGTAA
- a CDS encoding DUF3299 domain-containing protein, whose product MNFKSLLCAVLLISSAAQWVLAAEELDWLELMPASDVEALLNMPEIEHTGPEAESGFYSPGGLKNQDKNLPEVMFSNKTVPALDGKQIALAGYPVPLETNEQSDYIEFFLVPYPGACIHVPPPPPNQIVLVRYAKGIALPDIYEPLWVEGTLKVEPISNELADAAYAIIAKQVQVLTDDE is encoded by the coding sequence ATAAATTTTAAATCGCTGCTTTGTGCTGTGCTACTAATAAGTAGCGCAGCACAATGGGTTTTGGCTGCTGAAGAATTAGACTGGTTAGAGTTAATGCCTGCCTCAGATGTTGAGGCGTTGCTTAATATGCCAGAAATTGAGCATACCGGCCCAGAGGCTGAGAGTGGCTTTTATAGCCCTGGAGGCCTAAAAAATCAGGATAAAAACCTGCCTGAGGTCATGTTTTCTAATAAAACTGTGCCTGCGCTTGATGGTAAGCAAATCGCACTTGCTGGATATCCTGTGCCCTTAGAGACCAATGAGCAAAGTGACTATATTGAGTTTTTCTTAGTGCCTTATCCTGGGGCATGTATTCATGTGCCTCCTCCGCCTCCTAATCAAATCGTATTAGTGCGCTATGCTAAAGGCATTGCCTTGCCCGATATCTACGAGCCATTGTGGGTGGAAGGTACATTAAAGGTTGAGCCGATCAGTAATGAACTGGCTGATGCTGCCTATGCAATTATCGCAAAACAGGTGCAAGTCTTAACTGATGATGAGTAA
- the coaE gene encoding dephospho-CoA kinase (Dephospho-CoA kinase (CoaE) performs the final step in coenzyme A biosynthesis.), translating into MHKPWIVGLTGGIGSGKTAVASCFVELGVHTVDADDAARWVVEPGEPALVAIAQHFGPSVIQPDGQLDRAALRAIIFQQPEQRQWLEQLLHPIIRQRIVANLATATSPYAILVSPLLIETQQTQLCQRVLVIDVPEALQISRTMQRDGVSEAQVRAILQAQLSRLQRLEQADDVLVNDQDLTHIRQQVQQLHQQYLALSSGETV; encoded by the coding sequence ATGCACAAACCTTGGATTGTCGGTTTAACCGGTGGTATTGGCAGTGGTAAAACGGCGGTTGCCAGTTGTTTTGTAGAGCTTGGCGTTCACACTGTGGATGCCGATGATGCCGCACGCTGGGTGGTAGAACCAGGCGAGCCAGCCTTGGTGGCGATAGCTCAACACTTTGGGCCTTCGGTCATTCAGCCTGATGGGCAATTAGATCGTGCAGCATTACGGGCGATAATTTTTCAGCAACCTGAACAGCGCCAATGGCTAGAACAATTATTGCATCCGATTATTCGTCAGCGCATTGTGGCTAACTTAGCCACAGCGACATCGCCCTATGCGATTTTAGTCTCGCCGTTATTGATTGAGACACAGCAAACCCAGCTTTGTCAGCGGGTCTTGGTGATTGATGTGCCAGAGGCGTTACAAATCAGTCGCACCATGCAGCGTGATGGGGTATCCGAAGCGCAAGTGCGGGCAATTTTACAGGCCCAGCTCTCGCGTTTACAGCGTTTAGAACAGGCCGATGATGTGCTAGTGAATGATCAAGACCTAACCCATATTCGGCAGCAAGTGCAGCAGTTACATCAACAGTATTTAGCGTTAAGTAGTGGAGAAACCGTATGA
- the yacG gene encoding DNA gyrase inhibitor YacG — translation MTKVTQVECPHCGESVAWTAENIYRPFCSERCKLIDFGAWANEEHSIPGEPELDDVFSGQLD, via the coding sequence ATGACTAAGGTGACCCAAGTAGAGTGTCCTCATTGTGGTGAAAGCGTCGCTTGGACTGCTGAAAACATCTATCGCCCTTTTTGTAGCGAGCGTTGCAAGCTGATCGATTTTGGCGCGTGGGCCAATGAAGAGCACAGTATTCCGGGCGAGCCAGAGCTCGATGATGTGTTTAGTGGACAGCTAGATTAG
- the trpD gene encoding anthranilate phosphoribosyltransferase: MNIKEAMNRIASNLDLSTEEMQSVMRLIMTGQCSDAQIGAFLMGMRMKSESIEEIVGAVQVLRELAEPVLIEGEHLVDTCGTGGDGMNIFNVSTAASFVVAAAGGQVAKHGNRAVSGKSGSADVLEAFGINLELTAEQVVRCIEHVGVGFMFAPAHHGAMRYASKPRQDLGMRTLFNILGPMANPAQVKNQVLGVFSRQLCRPLAEVLRRLGSEHVLVVHAQDGMDEISLGAPTFIAELKDGEITEYRVQPEDFGINSQSLIGFEVEDAAASAALIKDALGKREGKHAHKAAEMIALNAGAALYAANIADSLKQGIALAHDTIYTGLALEKLQELVAFTNVFKE, encoded by the coding sequence GTGAATATCAAGGAAGCGATGAATCGTATCGCCAGTAACCTGGATTTATCCACCGAAGAAATGCAGTCAGTGATGCGTTTAATCATGACCGGACAATGCAGTGATGCGCAAATTGGTGCCTTTTTAATGGGCATGCGTATGAAAAGTGAAAGCATTGAAGAGATTGTCGGCGCTGTGCAGGTATTGCGTGAACTGGCAGAGCCTGTGCTGATTGAAGGTGAGCATTTAGTCGACACCTGTGGTACGGGCGGCGATGGAATGAACATTTTTAACGTCTCCACTGCGGCTTCCTTTGTGGTGGCGGCAGCCGGTGGCCAGGTGGCTAAGCACGGTAACCGTGCAGTCTCGGGTAAAAGTGGCAGTGCCGATGTGCTAGAAGCTTTTGGTATTAATCTGGAGTTAACAGCCGAGCAAGTGGTGCGCTGTATTGAGCATGTAGGCGTGGGCTTTATGTTTGCCCCTGCGCACCATGGTGCCATGCGTTATGCCAGTAAACCTCGCCAAGACTTAGGCATGCGTACCTTATTTAATATCTTGGGACCGATGGCTAACCCCGCACAAGTTAAAAATCAGGTGTTAGGGGTGTTCAGTCGGCAGCTTTGCCGGCCGTTAGCCGAAGTGCTGCGTCGATTAGGCAGTGAGCATGTATTAGTGGTGCATGCCCAAGATGGCATGGATGAAATCAGTTTGGGCGCGCCGACCTTTATTGCTGAACTGAAAGATGGTGAAATCACTGAGTACCGCGTGCAACCGGAAGATTTTGGCATTAATAGCCAATCACTCATCGGTTTTGAAGTGGAAGATGCAGCTGCCTCAGCGGCCTTAATTAAAGATGCGCTCGGCAAACGTGAAGGAAAACACGCGCACAAAGCCGCCGAGATGATTGCTTTAAATGCGGGGGCGGCGCTCTACGCAGCTAATATTGCCGACAGCTTAAAGCAGGGCATTGCTTTGGCCCATGACACCATCTATACCGGCCTAGCTTTAGAAAAGCTGCAAGAGCTAGTGGCCTTTACTAATGTGTTTAAGGAGTAG
- a CDS encoding SLC13 family permease, which produces MNPQLLIVLALLALAIVLFIRNKPAMDVVALLMLVALPLTGILSLEEALAGFSDPSVIVIAALFVIGAGLVRTGVAYQLGEWLMRHAGESETRLIILLMLAVAALGSIMSSTGVVAIFIPIVLSIAAKLKISTSRLMMPLSFAGLISGMLTLVATPPNMVVHSELVRSGLTGFSFFAFAPIGLTVLLVGIGYMLVVRGWLTPRSATIDNSESRHGLADLIKEYRLPERERRLKVLPHSPLTGQLLNELQLRKQYGINVIGVERQQRFRSVLLGATGSTEIRADDILLVDLASPTIGLQGIYYELGLEPQARVKSYFVTHQRELGLAEVMLPPGTSLAGKTIQQLAFRSTKKLNVIGLRRNQQALSGLLVDEQLKAGDILLVAGKWVDIRRLQNQQRDLLVLTLPAEVDDVAPAISQAPYALLSLAVMIGLMVSGLVPNVLAALIGCLLMGLFRCIDLASAYKSIHWPSLVLIVGMLPFAAALQKTGGVDLAVHALLSIMGEAAPRVILASLFLATAVIGLFISNTATAVLMAPIAIASAQALGASPYPFAMTVAVAASAAFMTPISSPVNTLVLGPGNYRFADFVRVGVPFTLLVMLVSVILIPWLFPL; this is translated from the coding sequence ATGAATCCTCAACTCTTGATCGTATTAGCCTTACTGGCTTTGGCCATTGTGTTGTTTATCCGCAATAAGCCTGCAATGGATGTGGTCGCGCTGTTAATGCTGGTGGCCTTACCTCTGACCGGCATATTGAGCCTTGAGGAAGCCTTGGCCGGCTTTAGCGATCCTAGCGTGATTGTCATTGCTGCACTCTTTGTTATTGGTGCCGGTTTAGTGCGCACCGGGGTTGCCTATCAGCTAGGTGAATGGCTGATGCGCCATGCAGGAGAGAGCGAAACCCGATTAATTATTTTATTAATGCTCGCCGTGGCGGCATTGGGCTCGATTATGAGTTCAACTGGGGTCGTGGCTATCTTTATCCCTATTGTGTTAAGCATCGCGGCCAAACTTAAGATTTCCACCAGTCGTTTAATGATGCCGCTAAGCTTTGCCGGCTTGATCAGCGGCATGCTGACCTTAGTAGCAACGCCACCGAACATGGTAGTCCACAGTGAGTTAGTCCGTAGTGGCTTAACAGGTTTTAGTTTTTTTGCTTTTGCTCCCATTGGCTTAACCGTATTACTGGTCGGCATTGGTTATATGTTAGTAGTGCGCGGCTGGTTAACTCCACGCTCGGCAACCATCGATAACAGCGAATCACGGCATGGCTTGGCCGATTTAATTAAAGAGTATCGCCTACCTGAACGTGAACGACGACTTAAAGTCCTTCCCCACTCACCACTTACAGGGCAGCTACTCAATGAGTTACAGCTGCGTAAACAATACGGGATTAATGTGATTGGCGTTGAGCGTCAACAACGCTTTCGTAGCGTTCTCCTTGGCGCTACTGGCAGCACAGAAATCCGCGCCGATGATATTCTCTTAGTTGACCTGGCCAGTCCCACCATTGGCTTACAGGGTATTTATTACGAGCTGGGATTAGAGCCTCAAGCCAGGGTCAAAAGTTATTTTGTTACTCACCAGCGTGAACTAGGGTTAGCAGAGGTCATGCTACCGCCTGGCACTTCCTTGGCAGGCAAAACGATTCAGCAATTGGCGTTTCGCAGCACGAAAAAACTTAATGTGATTGGTCTGCGACGTAACCAACAAGCACTCAGCGGCTTACTGGTAGATGAACAATTAAAAGCGGGGGATATTTTATTGGTGGCAGGTAAATGGGTTGATATCCGCCGCTTGCAAAACCAGCAGCGTGATCTATTAGTCCTCACGTTACCGGCGGAAGTCGATGATGTGGCACCGGCTATCAGTCAGGCCCCTTATGCTCTGCTGAGTTTAGCAGTGATGATTGGCTTAATGGTCAGCGGTCTTGTACCCAATGTGCTCGCCGCGCTAATAGGCTGCTTGCTAATGGGCTTATTTCGTTGCATTGATTTAGCCAGCGCCTATAAAAGCATTCATTGGCCAAGTTTGGTATTGATTGTTGGCATGTTGCCCTTTGCCGCGGCCCTACAAAAAACCGGCGGAGTTGATTTAGCCGTGCACGCTTTGCTCAGTATTATGGGCGAAGCGGCGCCGCGGGTGATTTTAGCCAGTTTGTTTTTAGCCACCGCGGTCATTGGCTTGTTTATTTCTAATACCGCCACCGCGGTACTCATGGCGCCAATTGCCATTGCTAGCGCCCAAGCCTTAGGTGCATCACCCTACCCCTTTGCCATGACAGTAGCGGTGGCCGCTTCCGCAGCCTTTATGACGCCGATTTCCTCACCCGTGAATACCTTAGTCCTAGGGCCAGGTAATTATCGGTTTGCGGACTTTGTCCGCGTTGGAGTCCCTTTTACCTTACTGGTGATGCTGGTCAGCGTGATTTTAATTCCTTGGCTGTTTCCACTCTAA
- a CDS encoding phosphoglycolate phosphatase, with protein sequence MFDLDGTLVDSVPDLAAATDQMLLQLGRPAAGLDKVRLWVGNGAEVLVRRALADALDASPVDNAEAAAALTLFLQLYEQQHDLTVLYPQVLATLTTLKQQGIALALVTNKPEQFLPALFERHGLTQFFDWVVGGDTFAQRKPDPYGINWVLQQAKVQPEQAVFVGDSRNDILAAKAAGVLSVALTYGYNHGLPIEQEYPDWIIDSLAELVQ encoded by the coding sequence ATGTTCGATCTAGATGGCACCTTAGTTGATTCGGTACCTGATTTAGCCGCAGCGACTGATCAAATGTTGTTGCAGCTTGGACGCCCGGCAGCGGGCCTCGATAAGGTGCGCCTATGGGTAGGAAATGGTGCAGAGGTGTTAGTGCGCCGTGCATTGGCCGATGCGCTCGATGCAAGTCCGGTAGATAACGCAGAAGCAGCGGCAGCGCTCACTTTATTTTTACAGTTATATGAGCAGCAGCATGATTTAACCGTGCTGTATCCTCAAGTGCTAGCCACCTTGACGACGCTCAAGCAGCAGGGGATTGCCTTGGCTTTAGTAACCAATAAGCCTGAGCAGTTTTTGCCAGCGCTGTTTGAGCGCCATGGACTCACTCAATTTTTTGACTGGGTGGTGGGTGGAGATACGTTTGCCCAGCGTAAACCTGATCCTTACGGGATTAATTGGGTCTTACAGCAGGCTAAGGTACAGCCAGAGCAAGCAGTCTTTGTGGGCGATTCGCGAAATGATATTTTGGCGGCTAAAGCCGCTGGAGTATTGAGTGTCGCGCTAACCTATGGCTATAACCATGGTTTACCGATTGAGCAAGAATATCCTGACTGGATTATTGATAGCTTGGCTGAGTTAGTGCAATAA
- a CDS encoding anthranilate synthase component II — protein MLLMIDNYDSFTWNLVQYFAELGAEVQVIRNDQLDLAAIEQLNPERIVISPGPCTPNQAGVSMEVIKAFAGVCPILGVCLGHQSIGQVFGGTIVRAAQPMHGKTSLVTHVNQGVFQGLNNPLSVTRYHSLVIDPASLPESLELTAWTSDEQGQLEAIMGVRHTQYQIEGVQFHPESILTEQGHELLANFLQQQGGMRQ, from the coding sequence ATGTTGTTGATGATTGATAACTATGATTCCTTTACTTGGAATCTAGTGCAGTATTTTGCTGAATTAGGCGCAGAAGTGCAGGTGATACGAAATGATCAACTGGACCTAGCCGCGATTGAGCAACTAAACCCGGAGCGCATCGTTATATCGCCAGGCCCTTGCACGCCGAATCAGGCGGGAGTTTCGATGGAGGTAATCAAAGCGTTTGCCGGTGTTTGTCCTATTTTGGGCGTGTGCCTTGGTCATCAGAGCATCGGCCAAGTATTTGGCGGCACTATTGTTCGCGCAGCGCAGCCAATGCACGGTAAAACCAGTCTGGTAACCCATGTCAATCAGGGGGTGTTTCAGGGTCTGAATAACCCGCTAAGTGTGACCCGTTATCATTCTTTGGTGATTGATCCGGCCAGCTTACCTGAGAGCTTAGAGTTAACGGCTTGGACTAGCGATGAGCAGGGGCAATTAGAGGCGATCATGGGCGTGCGTCATACCCAGTATCAGATTGAAGGGGTGCAATTTCACCCAGAGTCGATTTTAACCGAACAAGGTCATGAGTTACTGGCCAACTTCTTACAGCAACAAGGGGGAATGCGTCAGTGA
- the trpE gene encoding anthranilate synthase component I: protein MNFEEFQCLAEQGYNRIPVSRETLADFDTPLSIYLKLADAPNSYLLESVQGGEKWGRYSIIGLAAKTVLSARGELVEIHHQGELIESCETTDPLAFVEDFQARYQVPHIAGLPRFNGGLVGYFGYDCVRYVQPKLGPAPSQDTLQNPDILLLVSEAVVVFDNLAGKLHLIVLADPEQDDAYQQAQLQLDQLMEQLRQPITPRPGLNPQLANQPEPAFISSFTQADYLNSVNKIKDYIAAGDCMQVVISQRMSIPFTAAPIDLYRALRSSNPTPYMYFFNFGDFHVVGSSPEVLVRVEDGLVTVRPIAGTRPRGATNEEDLALEQDLLSDKKELSEHLMLIDLGRNDVGQVAQTGSVKVTEKMIIERYSNVMHIVSNVTGQIQPQLNAMDALRSILPAGTLSGAPKVRAMEIIDELEPVKRGVYGGAVGYLAWNGNMDTAIAIRTAVIQDGQLHVQAGAGIVSDSQPQLEWEETLNKRRAMFKAVALASQPHK from the coding sequence ATGAATTTTGAAGAATTTCAATGCTTAGCCGAGCAAGGCTATAACCGCATTCCTGTGTCCCGCGAAACCCTCGCCGACTTTGACACACCGTTATCGATTTATTTAAAACTTGCCGATGCACCCAATAGTTATCTCTTGGAATCAGTTCAGGGCGGTGAAAAGTGGGGGCGTTACTCGATTATCGGCTTGGCCGCTAAAACTGTTCTTAGTGCCCGCGGTGAGTTAGTGGAAATTCATCACCAAGGTGAGCTAATTGAATCATGTGAAACCACCGACCCGCTTGCCTTTGTTGAAGACTTTCAGGCGCGCTATCAGGTGCCGCATATTGCTGGCTTACCCCGTTTTAATGGCGGCTTAGTCGGCTACTTTGGCTATGATTGTGTACGCTATGTGCAACCTAAATTAGGACCAGCGCCAAGCCAAGACACTCTACAAAATCCTGATATCTTGCTACTGGTTTCAGAAGCTGTTGTGGTGTTTGATAACTTGGCCGGTAAACTGCATTTAATCGTATTGGCTGATCCCGAGCAAGACGATGCCTATCAGCAGGCGCAATTACAACTGGATCAGCTGATGGAGCAACTACGTCAGCCAATTACGCCGCGCCCAGGATTAAATCCACAGTTAGCTAATCAGCCAGAACCTGCGTTTATTTCCAGTTTTACTCAGGCTGATTATTTAAACTCGGTGAATAAAATTAAGGACTATATTGCCGCGGGTGACTGCATGCAGGTGGTGATCTCGCAGCGGATGTCGATTCCGTTTACCGCTGCGCCGATTGATTTATACCGTGCTTTACGTAGCTCTAATCCAACCCCCTATATGTACTTCTTTAACTTTGGTGACTTCCATGTAGTGGGTAGTTCGCCTGAAGTTTTAGTGCGTGTTGAAGATGGCTTGGTCACCGTGCGCCCAATTGCCGGCACTCGGCCACGTGGGGCAACTAACGAAGAAGACCTGGCTTTAGAGCAAGACTTACTGTCCGATAAAAAAGAGTTGTCTGAGCATTTAATGCTAATCGATTTAGGCCGTAATGATGTGGGGCAGGTGGCGCAAACCGGTAGTGTTAAGGTCACGGAAAAAATGATTATCGAACGCTATTCCAACGTAATGCATATAGTGTCGAATGTCACTGGCCAAATTCAGCCACAACTGAACGCAATGGATGCGCTGCGCTCTATTTTACCGGCCGGTACCTTATCCGGCGCACCTAAGGTGCGGGCGATGGAAATTATTGATGAGTTGGAGCCAGTCAAGCGTGGCGTGTATGGCGGAGCAGTTGGCTATTTGGCGTGGAATGGCAATATGGATACCGCCATTGCGATTCGCACCGCGGTCATTCAAGACGGACAGCTGCATGTTCAGGCGGGTGCCGGGATTGTCAGCGATTCACAGCCGCAATTAGAGTGGGAAGAAACCTTAAATAAGCGCCGTGCGATGTTTAAAGCAGTGGCTTTAGCCAGTCAGCCACACAAGTAA
- the trpC gene encoding indole-3-glycerol phosphate synthase TrpC, producing the protein MSLPTVLEKIVQRKHQEVAQRQQLVSLSELRAQIREQSPVRGFAAALQAQAAAKKPAVIAEIKKASPSKGVLREEFNPAEIAQSYQQGGATCLSVLTDIDFFQGADRYLQEARNACELPVIRKDFMVDPYQVIEARAIGADCILLIAACLSDQQMSELAACAKELELDVLAEVHDVDELERVLTTLDTPLVGINNRNLHTFEVSLETTMDLLPRVPADRLVITESGILNRADVELMEINEVYAFLVGEAFMRAQDPGAELQRLFFKK; encoded by the coding sequence ATGAGTTTGCCAACCGTATTAGAAAAAATTGTTCAGCGAAAGCATCAAGAAGTAGCCCAGCGTCAGCAGCTAGTTAGCCTTAGCGAATTACGTGCGCAGATTCGAGAGCAAAGCCCAGTGCGCGGATTTGCAGCTGCTCTGCAAGCGCAAGCGGCGGCAAAAAAGCCAGCGGTGATCGCTGAGATTAAAAAAGCCTCGCCCAGTAAAGGAGTTCTGCGTGAGGAGTTTAATCCTGCAGAAATAGCGCAAAGCTATCAGCAAGGTGGCGCGACCTGTTTATCTGTGTTGACCGATATTGATTTCTTCCAAGGTGCAGATCGTTATTTGCAAGAAGCACGTAATGCCTGTGAATTGCCAGTTATCCGTAAGGATTTTATGGTTGATCCTTACCAGGTGATAGAAGCTCGAGCGATTGGTGCTGATTGCATTTTATTAATTGCCGCTTGTTTGTCGGATCAGCAAATGAGTGAGTTAGCTGCCTGCGCCAAAGAGTTAGAACTTGATGTGTTGGCGGAAGTGCACGATGTCGATGAGTTAGAACGGGTACTCACTACGCTAGATACACCATTGGTGGGGATTAATAACCGCAACTTGCATACCTTTGAAGTGTCGTTAGAGACTACTATGGATTTATTGCCGCGAGTACCAGCCGATCGATTAGTGATTACCGAGAGCGGTATTTTAAATCGTGCGGATGTTGAGCTCATGGAGATTAACGAGGTGTATGCCTTTTTAGTCGGTGAGGCTTTTATGCGCGCACAAGATCCGGGTGCTGAGCTACAACGTTTATTTTTTAAAAAATAA
- the rpe gene encoding ribulose-phosphate 3-epimerase → MQPYAIAPSILSADFARLGEDVDRVLAAGADIVHFDVMDNHYVPNLTIGPMVCSALRKYGVTAPIDVHLMVKPVDRIIGDFIEAGATYITFHPEASEHIDRSLQLIKDGGCKAGLVFNPATSLDVLQHVMDKIDMVLLMSVNPGFGGQKFIPHTLEKLRQARQLIDQSGQAIRLEVDGGVNVQNIRQIAQAGADTFVAGSAIFNAPDYQAVIQQMRAELAEVK, encoded by the coding sequence ATGCAACCCTATGCTATTGCCCCATCCATTTTATCTGCTGACTTTGCCCGTTTAGGTGAAGATGTTGACCGTGTGTTAGCGGCCGGGGCAGATATTGTGCACTTTGACGTAATGGACAACCACTATGTGCCTAATCTAACTATTGGGCCTATGGTATGCAGTGCGTTGCGTAAATATGGTGTGACAGCGCCGATTGATGTGCACTTAATGGTTAAGCCAGTGGATCGGATCATTGGTGACTTCATTGAAGCTGGCGCCACTTACATTACCTTTCACCCTGAGGCTTCCGAGCATATTGATCGTTCGTTGCAATTGATTAAAGATGGCGGCTGCAAGGCAGGTTTAGTGTTTAATCCAGCGACGTCATTAGATGTATTACAGCATGTCATGGATAAAATTGACATGGTGTTGTTAATGAGCGTAAACCCAGGGTTTGGTGGGCAAAAATTTATTCCCCATACCTTAGAAAAGCTGCGTCAAGCAAGACAGTTAATTGATCAAAGTGGCCAAGCCATTCGTTTAGAAGTTGATGGTGGCGTCAACGTGCAGAACATTCGTCAAATTGCCCAAGCCGGTGCCGATACCTTTGTCGCTGGGTCGGCTATTTTTAATGCGCCTGATTATCAGGCTGTGATTCAGCAGATGCGCGCTGAGTTAGCGGAGGTGAAATAA